One segment of Sesamum indicum cultivar Zhongzhi No. 13 linkage group LG4, S_indicum_v1.0, whole genome shotgun sequence DNA contains the following:
- the LOC105161055 gene encoding nifU-like protein 4, mitochondrial, with amino-acid sequence MRSLGRLVRRALLLSSNNGGSISEPFNSRNPPRGAYLFSRFFFSSSSSSSYSSGLSDLVSLKSSLGHSQWNHFQGQRRSMFIQTQSTPNPASLMFYPGKPVMEAGSVDFPNARSAMSSPLAKALFGIDGITRVFFGSDFITVTKSEEISWNLLKPQIFAAIMDFYSSGQPLILDSTTAASMDTAIHEDDSETVAMIKELLETRIRPAVQDDGGDIEYVGFDPETGIVKLRMQGACSGCPSSSVTLKSGIENMLMHYVPEVKGVEQELDDEHEDAALTGAPHE; translated from the exons ATGAGAAGCTTGGGAAGGCTGGTGCGTCGAGCACTTCTCTTGAGCAGCAACAATGGCGGATCAATATCAGAGCCCTTCAATTCACGAAACCCACCTCGCGGAGCATACCTGTTCAGTagattctttttctcttcttcttcttcttcttcttattcaAGTGGTTTATCCGATTTAGTCTCCTTGAAGTCTTCTCTGGGCCACTCCCAATGGAACCATTTCCAAG GGCAGAGGAGGAGCATGTTTATCCAAACACAGTCAACTCCTAACCCTGCTTCTCTCATGTTCTATCCTGGGAAGCCAGTTATGGAGGCAGGGAGCGTGGACTTTCCTAATGCACGTTCTGCTATGAGTTCACCTTTGGCAAAGGCTCTGTTTGGAATTGATG GAATTACCAGAGTCTTCTTTGGATCAGATTTCATAACCGTGACAAAGTCCGAGgaaatttcatggaatttgCTGAAACCTCAAATCTTCGCAGCAATCATGGATTTTTATTCCTCTGGGCAACCGTTGATCCTAGATTCAACTACTGCAGCTTCCATGGACACAGCTATACACGAAGATGATTCTGAAACTGTTGCAATGATCAAAGAACTCCTAGAGACTCGTATCCGTCCAGCAGTACAAGATGACGGTGGAGACATTGAATATGTGGGATTCGATCCAGAAACGGGAATAGTTAAACTACGAATGCAGGGAGCCTGCAGTGGATGCCCTAGTTCGTCCGTCACTCTGAAATCTGGCATAGAGAATATGCTAATGCATTATGTGCCCGAGGTCAAAGGGGTAGAACAAGAACTTGATGATGAACACGAGGATGCAGCACTGACTGGAGCACCACACGAGTAA